One genomic region from Thalassotalea sp. PS06 encodes:
- the smrB gene encoding endonuclease SmrB, with amino-acid sequence MKSKTPLNQDDKALFEQAMGSVKPISQDKVNLKQPTQSQKKQQSQRLRFEKQQFHFSDEFEPQLPSTGPMKYVREDADSFEAKLLRRGEYTPELILDLHGLKQQESKQEIAALLASCIKQHVKCACIIHGIGNRVLKTKVPHWLVQHPAVLAFHQAPLEWGGMGALLVLLDLPDDPFSK; translated from the coding sequence ATGAAATCTAAAACTCCCCTTAACCAAGACGATAAAGCGCTTTTTGAACAAGCCATGGGTTCCGTGAAACCCATCTCACAGGATAAGGTAAATTTAAAACAACCTACGCAATCGCAAAAGAAGCAACAAAGCCAACGTTTACGCTTTGAAAAACAACAATTTCATTTTTCCGATGAATTTGAGCCCCAGCTACCAAGCACGGGACCGATGAAATATGTTCGGGAAGATGCCGACAGCTTTGAAGCCAAGCTATTACGTCGTGGAGAATATACTCCGGAGCTTATTTTAGACCTGCATGGCCTCAAACAACAAGAGTCAAAACAAGAAATTGCTGCTTTATTAGCGAGTTGTATCAAACAACATGTGAAATGTGCCTGTATTATCCATGGAATTGGCAATCGGGTACTGAAAACTAAGGTACCACATTGGTTAGTTCAACACCCTGCAGTGCTGGCATTTCATCAGGCACCGCTGGAATGGGGTGGAATGGGAGCGTTATTAGTGCTGCTTGATTTACCGGACGACCCTTTCAGCAAATAA
- the sixA gene encoding phosphohistidine phosphatase SixA codes for MKIFIMRHGEAELQSESDMSRKLTQLGALEAEVMARWLTKKSVTVDAILVSPYVRTQQTAALMNEKLGGELSLQTLSMLTPSGSATDCHDYLDGTLSLERWENILIVSHMPLVSYLTAELSLERSTPVFATAAIAEIDYDVEQMKGNFLGIYTPDDFC; via the coding sequence ATGAAGATATTTATCATGCGACATGGCGAAGCCGAGTTGCAGTCCGAATCCGATATGTCTCGTAAGCTCACCCAGCTCGGCGCTCTGGAAGCCGAAGTTATGGCGCGCTGGCTAACCAAAAAATCGGTAACTGTCGATGCGATTCTCGTCAGTCCTTATGTCCGAACTCAGCAAACCGCTGCACTTATGAATGAAAAGCTAGGTGGTGAATTGTCATTGCAAACGCTGTCGATGTTGACCCCGTCTGGTTCGGCAACCGATTGCCATGATTATCTTGATGGCACTCTAAGCCTTGAACGCTGGGAAAATATTTTGATTGTCTCGCACATGCCTCTGGTAAGTTATCTTACCGCTGAGCTCAGCCTGGAACGCAGTACACCAGTGTTTGCCACTGCGGCGATTGCCGAAATTGACTATGACGTTGAGCAAATGAAAGGAAATTTCTTAGGAATTTATACCCCGGACGATTTTTGCTAG
- a CDS encoding rubrerythrin family protein has translation MSLKDSKTEQNLKDAFAGESQANRRYLYFASKADVEGYNDVAAVFRSTAEGETGHAHGHLEYLEETGDPATGLPFGGTEANLKTAIAGETHEYTDMYPGMAKTARDEGFDEIADWFETLAKAERSHANRFQKALDNLDQ, from the coding sequence ATGTCTTTAAAAGATTCAAAAACGGAACAAAATCTCAAGGATGCCTTTGCGGGTGAGTCACAGGCGAATCGTCGCTATCTCTATTTTGCTTCTAAAGCCGATGTCGAAGGTTACAACGATGTCGCAGCCGTCTTCCGCTCGACCGCTGAAGGTGAAACCGGCCATGCTCATGGCCATCTTGAATATCTTGAAGAAACTGGCGACCCGGCCACCGGCCTGCCGTTCGGGGGTACTGAAGCCAACCTGAAAACTGCGATTGCCGGTGAGACTCACGAATATACCGACATGTATCCGGGCATGGCGAAGACCGCCCGTGATGAAGGTTTTGATGAAATTGCAGACTGGTTTGAAACGCTTGCCAAAGCAGAGCGTAGTCATGCCAATCGCTTCCAGAAAGCCCTGGACAATTTAGACCAGTAA
- a CDS encoding heterodisulfide reductase-related iron-sulfur binding cluster: MSENRNREGSLEAPTRHPIDWQSEDYWNKDSLNKELERVYDICHGCRRCVSLCDAFPTLFDLVDESETMEVDGVSTDDYHKVVEQCYLCDMCYMSKCPYVPPHEWNVDFPHLMLRAKAIHFKEQGASKRDSIITNTDMVAKMGTIPVVDVTINKLNKSEGFRKTLEKSFGVHHKAPLPEFSSNTLRKQAGKVIEPQRVEELGRTKGKVALFTSCYGNSYDAQTGLDLIKVFQHNNIQVELTPSEVCCGMPKLELGDLDAVHKAKQSNIAMLHDLVMRGYDLTSTIPSCVLMFKQEIPLMYPDDEQVQAVKEAFFDPFEYLFLRHKQGAFNTEFSKDLGDITYQVACHLRVQNIGLKTRDILSMIPNTQVHVQERCSGHDGTYAVKAESYDKSVKIARPVVRKVDQVKPAYHASDCPMASKQIVHLAESVDTASHPMTLLRMAYGLD; this comes from the coding sequence ATGAGCGAAAACAGAAACCGGGAAGGGAGTCTTGAAGCCCCTACCCGACATCCTATCGACTGGCAATCCGAAGATTACTGGAACAAAGACAGCCTCAACAAAGAGCTTGAGCGGGTCTATGACATTTGCCACGGGTGCCGCCGTTGTGTAAGTCTTTGCGATGCATTTCCAACGTTATTCGATTTGGTAGACGAATCCGAGACGATGGAAGTCGATGGTGTCAGTACCGACGATTATCACAAAGTGGTAGAGCAATGTTACCTGTGTGATATGTGCTACATGAGCAAATGTCCGTACGTGCCTCCGCACGAATGGAATGTCGATTTTCCTCATTTGATGCTAAGAGCAAAAGCAATTCATTTTAAAGAGCAAGGTGCTAGCAAAAGAGACAGTATTATTACCAACACCGATATGGTTGCAAAAATGGGCACCATTCCGGTCGTTGACGTTACCATCAACAAGCTTAATAAAAGTGAAGGCTTTCGAAAAACCCTGGAAAAATCGTTTGGCGTCCATCACAAAGCGCCATTGCCAGAATTTTCATCGAATACTTTGCGCAAACAAGCAGGTAAAGTGATTGAACCTCAGCGTGTGGAAGAGCTTGGCAGAACCAAAGGTAAAGTAGCGCTGTTTACCAGTTGTTATGGCAACAGTTATGACGCGCAAACCGGGTTAGACTTGATCAAGGTATTCCAGCACAACAACATTCAGGTGGAGTTGACGCCGAGTGAAGTATGCTGTGGCATGCCAAAACTGGAACTGGGCGATTTAGATGCCGTACACAAAGCCAAACAAAGCAATATTGCTATGCTGCATGATTTGGTCATGAGAGGCTACGACCTGACGTCTACCATCCCCTCTTGCGTTCTAATGTTCAAACAAGAGATCCCCTTGATGTATCCCGATGATGAGCAGGTTCAAGCGGTGAAAGAGGCCTTCTTTGATCCGTTTGAATACCTGTTCCTACGCCACAAACAAGGGGCTTTCAATACCGAATTTAGTAAAGATTTAGGTGACATCACCTATCAGGTAGCCTGTCATTTGCGGGTGCAGAATATCGGCCTGAAAACCCGGGATATTTTGTCGATGATCCCCAATACTCAGGTGCACGTTCAAGAACGTTGCTCAGGTCATGATGGTACCTACGCGGTGAAAGCGGAATCTTATGATAAGTCAGTAAAAATAGCGCGACCAGTGGTGCGCAAAGTCGACCAGGTTAAGCCTGCATATCACGCCAGCGACTGCCCGATGGCTAGCAAACAAATAGTTCATCTGGCGGAATCGGTAGACACCGCAAGTCACCCGATGACCCTATTGCGAATGGCATACGGGTTAGATTGA